The stretch of DNA CAACAAGAGTATTAGttcaaatattaacaataaattttggaggggttaaagtgtaattttattatttctaatttaaaattttataaattttaaagggtctaaatagaaaatttttcattttctagCCCCAAACTTCATCACTATTGTGCTTAGGACGAATTCTAAACCAAACTCGCTTTGTTCAAGGGCAAGTGGTAGCATATGTGCCCTTAGATGCCATATAGTGGGCAAGAGTTCAAACCCTTTCAATCATGCAAATCACACATCCCTTTAGTAGGTGATTATGTACCATACACGATTCCATTGGATAAAGTCTTCTCTTACTCTGGGAATCTCAAGTAGTTCTCGATGGAGTCAAGAGATAAAATCTCAATTTAAGATAATACAAGATCTCAACTTAAGATAATGCCAAATAAGTTGAAACTGTCAACACCAAGCAAACAATGCTTCAAAAATTTATgtcgaaaaaattaaaatttcctcATTCAAAAACAACTTTTCATTTGAAGCGagaatattttatcttttatgttttttttttctaaaactctttatgaattttttttgtccttagtttctaaatattatatatatatatattaaaaagaagTAGGTCATATTCAATGGTTATTAATATCATACTATAATAATAAAGGCGGTAATCAATCTCCCGAATGGACACGACTCTTCCCTCACTAATGCCCCATATCACCGAGTGGACATTGGAAGTTGAATGCAGTACTAATTTgcctaaatttaatattaaattttagattCAAAATTTTCACAGCTACAAGAACGCATATATGTGTGAGTCGCTGtgtaaatcaataataaatatataaaaaaacttaaattaagctttttttttctctaaatggCACGTTAATAAGTGTAAGtaatattgattttaaaatttgaaatacaaGGTAACTACATTGTTGCTTAAACTAAAATTAAGTCTGCTATTTAGCTAGTCCTTTGTGTTGCATCAATATAGGTTAATATTTAATGGAGTTAAACTTCTTGATAATATACACATTTTCTGTTTTTATCTGAACAAAAGAAATAATAGGGAGGACGCAAACGCGGAAACTCCAAACGCAACGCAAAGCGTATCTAAAGTCCCTTCCCTTCtcattttcctttctttcctttctcttttcctttccaaAAACTCCTCCACTTCCTTCTTCCTTTCCGATTCCCTCTTCTTCCCTCTCCCCCTTTTACCCGCCATTCCTCTCGTCAACATTACCAAACTCTCCTTCCCATTCAGATACATTCCATCCATGTCCTCCAACTGCAAACTCACCTCTCTCACGTGCATCTCCCCCTTCGCCGAACCCCCGCACGTGACCACCACCCCGCACTGCACCAATTCTGTCGCTACCCCAATTCCTCCTCCGCCCACTACCGATGCGAACTTCACCTGCACCTCCCCGCTCAGCCAGTGCTGGTGTACGTTCACCGGCCTTTGACTCGAGAGATTCATCGCTCGTTTCCCTATGGGGTCGATCATGATCCAACTCAACTCCATGTCTTCCTCCAGATACCTGCATGTGTCGTCCTTGTCCGGGTTTGGTATCCGGGTCGAAACAGCTTCTTTGGGATCTAACAAATCTACCCGAAACGGTGAGCATTTGAACCAAGCGCTTACAGTTTCCGTTTCGACGACTTTGCTGAAAATGAGCTCCTTCTTGTAATAGATATCGACGGCCGAGATTATTTCCGATGGAAGATCAGGAGGATTCTCCGACGAGTTCCCGAAGCTCACGGGTTCGATAGCTAATGGGAAGGCGTCGGAGAAGAAGGAGCGGGGACCGTTGTGGAAGTTAGAGATGACGTGGCGAACACGTGAAGAGGTGGTGGAAGGCCACGTGGAGTGACAAATATTGGTCCAGAGGTTTTCCTGCGACGCAAGTGCATGGAGGTGAGTGGAGGCGCAGGAGGCGGATGCGAGAGTTGGGCCATCGAGTCGTGTGAATATGTGAGTCTCTATGATGTCTTGATGGACAGTAGAGATGGTCGATGCGTTGTTCTGATCCACGATGGTGATTGCTGGGGAGTAGAGTGCAGATAACGGTGGCGATGCGGAGGAAGTAGTGGCCATGGTTTTTGAGTCTTTCCGTGTTTGCAGCAGAGCATTTTGCATCTTGAAGTTTATATAGGAATGATTTctgcaaaaattataaaatgcccTCTATTTTGCAATAAATAACAAACGTGccatttgaaatttaaaaatgattatatatTAGCAGGTAGTTTGACTAGTACCTGCTCTTTTATCGGTTGTCATTGATGCATGCAACTTGCAAAAAGGTCTGTtttgtgggtttttttttttaatataaaacttaaatttagCCATCTTATAATTTCTGCCTTTCTGAGATTTCCAATTTTAACTAATATCATTCATTTTAAAGATATTTGTATAATTTAGTGAAAGTTACCAACacctaaaatatatttatattaaaattaagattaatttCTTAGGCGGAATCAAGTATATGGATTAGTTGCTTAATTCCACcttttaaatattacaaaaattaatCTTTAATAATAAACTTTCAGCTAATTGAgggatttttactaaaatattacaaaaaaaattaaaaaaaaaactaaaataatataaactttttttatttaccaaaataatataaaaaaattaaaaaaaaaacatgtctgAAGGAGGGTCTGCCACAGGCGGCACTTTTGGTGCCTGTGGCAGAGGCGGCACCCGCCTATGGTAGAGGCGGCACCAATTGTTAGTATTTTGGCCCTCTATTCGTATTTTTTCccagattttattacttttaaaaaaatataatattttctaattttttattttacattattttaatacattatattttaaatg from Gossypium hirsutum isolate 1008001.06 chromosome D04, Gossypium_hirsutum_v2.1, whole genome shotgun sequence encodes:
- the LOC107899739 gene encoding probable F-box protein At2g36090 — protein: MQNALLQTRKDSKTMATTSSASPPLSALYSPAITIVDQNNASTISTVHQDIIETHIFTRLDGPTLASASCASTHLHALASQENLWTNICHSTWPSTTSSRVRHVISNFHNGPRSFFSDAFPLAIEPVSFGNSSENPPDLPSEIISAVDIYYKKELIFSKVVETETVSAWFKCSPFRVDLLDPKEAVSTRIPNPDKDDTCRYLEEDMELSWIMIDPIGKRAMNLSSQRPVNVHQHWLSGEVQVKFASVVGGGGIGVATELVQCGVVVTCGGSAKGEMHVREVSLQLEDMDGMYLNGKESLVMLTRGMAGKRGRGKKRESERKKEVEEFLERKRERKERKMRREGTLDTLCVAFGVSAFASSLLFLLFR